In Veillonellaceae bacterium, the following proteins share a genomic window:
- a CDS encoding aspartate ammonia-lyase, which yields MRLEHDFLGELQIPDDAYYGVQTMRAMENFKITGQKLDSDFIIANAMVKKAAAKANMSTGRLDKTIGEALIAAADEIIHGKFHDQFPVDPIQGGAGTSINMNMNEVLCNRALEIIGDRKGNYERISPNNHANMAQSTNDAFPTAIKVCAIRKGRVLITALRNLADALDEKAVEFKRILKMGRTHLQDAIPITLGQEFASYASAVRRGAGRVEGALQRLYTINMGATAIGTGLNAEPEYIKEVAKQLSQVTDEPFSTAENLIDATNNTDAFADVSSALKVTALVLIKMANDFRLMASGPRCGLHEIDLAPRQPGSSIMPGKVNPVIPEVLNQTCYQVIGNDLAVTLGVENGQFELNVMEPVMAFNIFNSMAYMTNAVNTFNNLCVKAVKANEAQCEEWLDRSVGIITALLPHIGYENLSILAKEAYTTGRPVRQLILEKGLLTEAAMNIILSPEEMTKPGIAGKHLLNTKN from the coding sequence ATGAGGCTGGAACACGATTTTTTGGGCGAATTACAAATACCCGATGATGCCTATTATGGCGTGCAAACAATGCGAGCTATGGAGAATTTTAAAATTACCGGCCAAAAGCTTGATTCGGACTTTATTATAGCTAATGCCATGGTTAAGAAAGCAGCGGCTAAAGCTAATATGTCGACAGGTCGTCTGGATAAAACAATTGGCGAGGCTCTTATTGCAGCTGCCGATGAGATTATCCACGGGAAGTTTCATGATCAGTTCCCGGTCGATCCTATCCAAGGCGGTGCCGGAACTTCAATAAATATGAATATGAATGAGGTGCTTTGTAACCGGGCGCTTGAAATCATCGGCGATCGTAAGGGCAATTATGAGCGAATTTCACCCAATAACCATGCTAACATGGCTCAATCAACCAATGATGCTTTTCCAACCGCCATAAAAGTCTGTGCCATTCGGAAGGGCCGTGTACTTATAACTGCGCTTCGCAATTTAGCCGACGCTCTTGATGAAAAGGCCGTAGAATTTAAGCGTATCCTCAAAATGGGCCGAACCCACCTGCAAGATGCTATTCCGATAACACTTGGTCAGGAATTTGCATCTTATGCATCAGCTGTCCGGCGCGGAGCCGGCCGGGTGGAAGGCGCGCTTCAGCGACTGTATACCATTAATATGGGCGCAACTGCTATTGGCACCGGCCTAAATGCGGAACCGGAATATATAAAAGAAGTTGCTAAACAATTGTCTCAGGTTACCGACGAACCGTTTTCAACCGCTGAAAATCTGATTGATGCTACTAACAATACCGACGCTTTTGCCGATGTCTCATCAGCACTAAAAGTTACGGCTCTTGTGCTGATTAAGATGGCAAATGATTTTCGGCTTATGGCGTCAGGGCCGCGTTGCGGCCTGCATGAAATTGATCTGGCACCCCGGCAGCCAGGCTCTTCAATTATGCCAGGTAAAGTTAATCCTGTAATTCCTGAAGTTCTCAATCAGACATGCTACCAAGTTATCGGCAATGATTTAGCGGTAACCTTAGGCGTAGAAAATGGTCAGTTTGAGCTTAATGTAATGGAGCCTGTTATGGCCTTTAATATTTTTAATTCAATGGCCTATATGACAAATGCGGTTAATACCTTCAATAATCTTTGTGTTAAAGCTGTTAAAGCAAATGAGGCCCAGTGCGAAGAATGGCTGGATAGAAGTGTCGGCATTATAACCGCTCTCCTGCCGCATATCGGCTATGAGAATTTATCGATACTGGCTAAAGAAGCGTATACGACCGGCCGTCCTGTCCGGCAGCTTATTTTGGAAAAAGGTCTGCTAACAGAAGCTGCTATGAATATTATCCTTTCGCCGGAAGAAATGACGAAACCTGGTATTGCCGGCAAGCACCTTCTAAATACTAAGAATTGA